From one Deinococcus sp. QL22 genomic stretch:
- a CDS encoding IS3 family transposase, which produces MITDARCAHPTVSVRRLCELHAVSRSWYLGQQTRTRVNPDLDLTKEIEAIVLKWNGYGYRRVTHELARRGHRTNHKRVLRVMRAQGLLCRPKRRFQATTDSTHSERRFENLLPTVVPTHPNQVWQVDLTYVRVKGGFVYLACVLDSFTREIVGWAMSRCIDAALALKALNNALGARCPSQAYCTILTKGLNMQVASMSIGFGRLG; this is translated from the coding sequence ATGATCACGGATGCGCGCTGCGCGCATCCGACGGTGTCGGTACGTCGCTTGTGTGAGTTGCATGCGGTCAGTCGGTCTTGGTATCTGGGTCAACAGACTCGGACAAGGGTGAATCCAGATTTGGATCTCACGAAAGAGATTGAAGCCATCGTGTTGAAGTGGAATGGTTACGGCTACCGACGCGTGACCCATGAGTTGGCCCGTCGGGGACATCGAACCAACCACAAGCGCGTCTTACGGGTCATGAGGGCACAGGGGTTGTTATGTCGTCCCAAACGACGGTTTCAGGCCACCACGGACTCGACGCACAGCGAACGTCGTTTTGAAAATTTGCTGCCGACCGTGGTTCCGACTCACCCCAACCAAGTCTGGCAAGTTGATCTGACCTATGTTCGGGTGAAAGGTGGTTTTGTGTACCTGGCCTGCGTGTTGGACAGCTTCACCCGAGAAATCGTGGGCTGGGCCATGTCCAGGTGCATTGACGCGGCGCTGGCCTTGAAAGCACTCAACAACGCGCTTGGGGCGCGCTGCCCAAGCCAGGCTTACTGCACCATTCTGACCAAGGGTCTCAATATGCAAGTCGCGTCTATGTCGATCGGCTTCGGGAGGCTGGGTTAA
- a CDS encoding GyrI-like domain-containing protein has protein sequence MNRILALKDLGFSLEQILEVLQDDVSPEQLRGMFKLRQVEAAGRLAEEQRRLERLEVRLRWIEQENSMPTFEIVLKTVPSMLVAARRISIPTNDQVPAYLNPAFQEVFEHADRHGAKKHAPHLALWYTSASTLADEDAEAMLPIDRSIPSSNRVNVYTLPQAEVAAVVHHGEFQEFTQGHTALLQWIEQHRYEITGPFREIYLEHNPNDLADSTTEIQYPVQKRQG, from the coding sequence TTGAATCGCATCCTCGCCCTCAAAGACCTCGGTTTCTCTCTCGAACAGATCCTCGAAGTGCTCCAAGACGACGTTTCCCCTGAGCAGTTACGGGGCATGTTCAAGCTCCGACAAGTCGAAGCCGCCGGGAGGCTCGCCGAAGAACAGCGCCGTCTGGAACGTCTCGAGGTCCGCTTGAGATGGATCGAACAGGAGAACAGTATGCCCACGTTTGAAATCGTCCTCAAGACAGTGCCGTCCATGCTGGTGGCCGCTCGCCGCATCAGCATTCCAACGAATGATCAGGTTCCGGCCTACCTGAACCCTGCCTTCCAAGAAGTGTTTGAGCATGCGGATCGCCACGGTGCGAAGAAGCATGCGCCACACCTGGCGCTCTGGTACACCTCAGCATCCACCTTGGCAGATGAGGATGCCGAAGCCATGCTCCCCATCGACCGCTCCATCCCGTCTTCGAACCGGGTAAACGTGTACACGCTCCCACAAGCTGAAGTAGCTGCAGTGGTTCACCATGGAGAGTTTCAGGAGTTTACGCAAGGGCATACCGCGCTGCTCCAGTGGATAGAGCAGCACCGCTATGAGATCACAGGACCGTTCCGGGAAATCTATCTCGAGCACAACCCGAATGACCTGGCGGATTCAACGACAGAAATTCAATATCCTGTTCAGAAGCGTCAAGGCTAA
- a CDS encoding transposase, with protein MPGRNHSREFKLEVVSQINSGQQTTAQLSRTHSLAPGLMYRWRKEVEARGEAAFTDGATTDRSDELRIAELERYCGQLALENTILKKSLATYRLKSGTK; from the coding sequence ATGCCCGGACGGAACCACAGCCGCGAATTCAAACTTGAGGTCGTCAGCCAGATCAACAGCGGCCAACAGACGACCGCCCAGCTCAGTCGCACCCACTCCCTGGCACCGGGTCTGATGTACCGATGGCGCAAAGAGGTCGAAGCACGTGGTGAAGCTGCGTTTACGGATGGGGCTACCACGGATCGCAGCGACGAACTTCGCATTGCCGAGCTGGAACGGTATTGCGGTCAGCTCGCTCTGGAGAATACGATCCTGAAAAAATCGTTAGCGACGTACCGCTTGAAAAGCGGCACCAAATGA
- a CDS encoding IS630 family transposase (programmed frameshift): MTDHWQPSHLTRAQLEERRLHFLQLLEAQQHSSRELAEFLGVSMSTLRTWRQRLRQQGSDALQATVTPGRAPALSPEQRETLKRLLNEGAQVHGFPDVSWTTLRVRDVIGRQFNIWHHRDHVRRILHQLGFSRQKPDKRALEQNPDAVATWIQTTVPELKKKLAAGTTLVFLDEVGFSLKGTVKHTWAPRGKTPVVFGKASWDKVSTLGAITSAGQFLQQTQHGAFTGAGVIRFFQHLLNHVPGDLVVVLDNASIHKTKAVTAFVAGEPRLSVSYLPPYAPELNPIELVWAYIKRHSLGNFCARTLKALKARLRVGWQRVRYIRLPKRLLHSYLPS, encoded by the exons GTGACCGACCATTGGCAGCCCTCGCACCTCACGCGAGCTCAACTTGAAGAACGTCGACTGCACTTCCTCCAGCTGCTCGAGGCCCAGCAGCACAGTTCTAGGGAGCTTGCTGAGTTCCTGGGGGTCTCGATGAGTACCCTCCGCACCTGGAGACAACGCCTGCGGCAGCAGGGGTCAGACGCCCTGCAGGCCACCGTTACTCCGGGGAGAGCGCCGGCGCTCTCCCCGGAGCAGCGGGAGACCCTCAAGCGGCTCCTTAACGAGGGGGCGCAGGTTCACGGCTTTCCGGACGTGAGTTGGACGACGCTTCGGGTCAGGGACGTCATCGGTCGTCAGTTCAACATCTGGCATCATCGCGATCACGTCCGGAGAATCTTGCACCAGCTCGGCTTCTCACGTCAGAAGCCCGACAAACGCGCACTGGAGCAGAACCCAGATGCCGTGGCGACCTGGATCCAAACCACGGTGCCCGAGTTGAAAAAAAAGT TAGCTGCTGGTACGACGCTGGTATTTCTCGACGAAGTGGGGTTCAGTCTGAAAGGCACCGTGAAGCACACGTGGGCTCCACGAGGGAAAACCCCCGTGGTCTTCGGCAAAGCCAGTTGGGACAAGGTGTCCACCCTGGGCGCGATTACCAGCGCAGGCCAGTTTCTGCAGCAGACTCAGCATGGGGCCTTCACAGGCGCAGGGGTGATTCGCTTCTTTCAGCACCTCTTGAATCACGTTCCAGGCGATCTCGTGGTGGTGTTGGACAATGCCAGCATTCATAAAACGAAGGCCGTGACGGCCTTCGTTGCGGGTGAACCACGGCTGTCCGTGTCTTATCTCCCGCCGTATGCACCGGAGCTCAATCCAATTGAACTCGTCTGGGCCTACATCAAGCGCCATAGTTTAGGCAATTTCTGTGCGCGAACCTTGAAGGCATTGAAGGCACGCCTTCGGGTTGGTTGGCAGCGCGTCCGGTATATCCGGCTGCCAAAACGACTTCTTCACAGCTACCTTCCGTCGTAA
- a CDS encoding SDR family oxidoreductase, whose amino-acid sequence MRVFVTGASGFIGSAVVPELIAAGHQVTGLARSDSSAQALIAAGAAVHRGALDDLSSLRAGAAASDSVLHLAYIHDFSQYATAGQTDQRAIEALGEALKGSDRPLVITSGTGVLSPGRVGTERDAPDAGSAAAPRIAGEQTALSLASQGVRSSVVRLSPAVHDETKTGFVGALVDIAREKGVSGYIGDGSNRWPTVHRLDAARLFRLALERAPAGSVLHGVGNEGVPVRAIAEVIGRHLNLPVVSLSAEEAGDHFGWLAGFLAANVPTSSTLTRELLNWQPRHPGLIEDLSGGHYFDPSAARSPLLM is encoded by the coding sequence ATGCGTGTTTTTGTGACTGGTGCGTCAGGCTTTATTGGCTCTGCTGTGGTTCCCGAACTGATCGCCGCCGGACATCAAGTCACGGGGCTGGCCCGCTCAGACAGTTCAGCTCAGGCGCTGATCGCCGCCGGGGCCGCCGTCCACCGTGGCGCTCTCGATGATCTCAGCAGTCTGCGCGCCGGCGCGGCAGCGTCCGACAGCGTGCTTCACCTGGCTTACATCCACGATTTCTCGCAGTACGCCACGGCGGGACAGACCGACCAGCGGGCCATTGAGGCACTTGGTGAAGCATTAAAGGGCAGCGACCGCCCACTGGTGATCACGTCCGGAACCGGGGTGTTGTCGCCGGGCCGGGTCGGAACCGAACGGGACGCGCCGGATGCCGGGTCCGCCGCCGCGCCCCGCATCGCCGGTGAGCAGACGGCACTTTCCCTCGCCTCCCAGGGTGTCCGTTCATCGGTCGTGCGGCTTTCTCCAGCGGTTCATGATGAAACCAAGACCGGTTTTGTCGGTGCTCTGGTCGACATTGCCCGTGAGAAGGGCGTTTCTGGTTACATCGGTGACGGCTCCAACCGCTGGCCCACCGTCCACCGACTCGACGCCGCGCGGCTCTTCCGCCTGGCGCTGGAGAGGGCTCCGGCAGGATCGGTGCTGCACGGGGTAGGTAACGAGGGCGTCCCCGTTCGTGCCATCGCCGAGGTGATCGGACGGCACCTGAATCTGCCCGTGGTTTCTCTTTCTGCTGAGGAGGCAGGCGACCATTTCGGCTGGCTGGCAGGCTTCCTGGCCGCCAACGTCCCGACTTCAAGCACCCTGACCCGTGAGCTGCTGAACTGGCAACCCAGGCATCCCGGACTGATTGAAGATCTGAGTGGGGGTCACTACTTCGATCCCTCAGCCGCCCGCTCTCCTCTGCTGATGTGA
- a CDS encoding MerR family DNA-binding transcriptional regulator produces MIKIGDFARLSQVTVVTLRHYDERGLLSPLNVDQDSNYRYLE; encoded by the coding sequence ATGATCAAAATCGGAGATTTCGCCCGCCTCAGCCAAGTCACTGTCGTCACTCTTCGTCATTACGACGAACGCGGACTCCTGAGTCCTCTCAACGTCGATCAGGACAGCAACTACCGGTATTTGGAGTGA
- a CDS encoding integrase core domain-containing protein, with protein MSRKGNPYDNARMESFYKTLKTEEVDLQDYLDFDDAHCQINHFIGRLYNQERLHSSLGYVPPAEFATRYHCA; from the coding sequence ATGTCCAGAAAGGGAAACCCATACGACAACGCCCGCATGGAAAGCTTTTACAAAACCCTGAAAACAGAAGAAGTCGATCTGCAGGACTATCTTGATTTCGACGACGCACATTGCCAGATCAACCACTTCATCGGTCGGCTGTATAACCAGGAACGTCTGCATTCCAGTTTGGGGTATGTCCCACCTGCCGAGTTCGCCACTCGGTATCATTGCGCCTAG
- a CDS encoding TetR family transcriptional regulator, translating into MSRWNPNARGRLEQAALELYSERGFEQTTVSDIAARAGLTERTFFRHFTDKREVLFGGAGALQESVMKRVSEAPLSLTAIEAVTLALGSADVFVPERREYARQRQRLLAANPELQERELMKLASMSAALAGALRGRGSPDTTASLTADAGMAIFMAAFGRWIDEPGSPEFGQLMRQALGELRAVLARPASE; encoded by the coding sequence ATGAGTCGGTGGAATCCCAATGCGCGTGGCCGCTTGGAGCAAGCGGCGCTGGAACTGTATAGCGAGCGCGGTTTCGAGCAGACCACGGTGTCCGACATCGCAGCCCGCGCCGGACTGACCGAGCGAACCTTTTTTCGCCACTTCACCGATAAGCGTGAAGTGTTGTTCGGGGGCGCGGGCGCTTTGCAAGAGAGCGTGATGAAGCGGGTCAGTGAGGCACCGCTTTCCCTCACGGCAATTGAGGCCGTGACCCTCGCTCTCGGGTCGGCAGATGTGTTTGTCCCCGAACGCCGCGAATACGCCCGCCAACGGCAGCGCCTCTTGGCCGCCAATCCGGAGCTCCAAGAGCGTGAATTGATGAAACTCGCGTCCATGTCTGCGGCGTTGGCAGGGGCGCTGCGGGGCCGTGGCTCACCAGACACCACCGCCAGCTTGACGGCTGATGCAGGTATGGCCATATTCATGGCCGCCTTTGGGCGCTGGATCGACGAACCCGGTTCGCCGGAATTCGGTCAGCTGATGCGGCAAGCCTTGGGCGAATTGAGGGCCGTCCTGGCCAGGCCAGCTTCAGAGTAA
- a CDS encoding diguanylate cyclase: MPSTWVFPQMQAFRPNWWAGFWVILGITGLLMLLISARLDGELVLAADVGPVMLSIACFYLLTLLLTTFLVGLTLRLSSLAPWALLIGVLSLDLLTAANLATVLWGTRPLSGWTTLGLIGVGSLGIWIFGRLVWEQWSHQQRLTQERAERDVLTGLLNRQGFLRQYALQSHPSGSLAVLDVNQLKAINDQHGHSMGDQQILRLAQAMEAQLPPQSLLARWGGDEFLVYFPSQTPAVSRQQLEHLQHVLPSLVSAQAMFTFGLTGSAPGQTFEQEFVLADHQLYLAKEGAEASSPGEDLYEFGQRLEALSTPGAVLQEGLSLIRGGLQFDLAAYLELEQESWVVRHVDRALDETAPSLLGQIFPMNELGRQAVAHRKTVVTVDYLKDPEQVSKVLQARIKSLLLTPVQVGGEVVGLMALAHLSTWKTIPFSTQRMVELAASRLGRSLEVLEAVDNARRTLEGGLLGLGVALEARDLETHGHTERVLNMAVQLGQQLGFTPAELDELRQGAYLHDIGKLSIPDHILLKPGRLTPEEWAIMQTHVARGVAIVECIPNLAAGALDVVRYHHERWDGTGYPAGLAGKAIPLSARIFAVCDVYDALISERPYKRAWTIQKARAEIASQVNRHFCPDVIAAFLSLVEEQNVEVI, encoded by the coding sequence ATGCCCTCAACGTGGGTCTTCCCTCAGATGCAAGCCTTTCGCCCCAATTGGTGGGCAGGTTTCTGGGTCATCCTGGGGATAACCGGACTCCTCATGCTCCTGATATCGGCTCGCTTAGACGGCGAACTTGTTCTGGCAGCTGATGTTGGCCCGGTGATGCTCAGCATCGCCTGCTTCTACCTGCTGACCCTCCTGCTCACCACTTTCTTGGTCGGGCTTACCTTGCGGTTATCGTCTCTGGCGCCTTGGGCCCTGCTGATCGGTGTGCTGAGTCTGGATCTCCTGACTGCCGCCAACTTGGCCACTGTGCTGTGGGGAACCCGACCGCTTTCGGGGTGGACCACCCTCGGCTTGATTGGAGTGGGCAGTCTTGGCATCTGGATCTTTGGTCGGTTGGTTTGGGAGCAGTGGAGTCACCAGCAACGGCTGACTCAGGAACGCGCCGAACGCGACGTCTTGACAGGGCTGCTCAACCGGCAAGGCTTTCTGCGGCAGTATGCGCTGCAGTCACACCCTTCAGGCAGTCTGGCCGTCTTGGATGTCAATCAGCTCAAAGCCATCAATGATCAGCACGGGCACAGCATGGGTGATCAACAGATTTTGCGTTTGGCTCAGGCCATGGAGGCGCAGTTACCGCCGCAGAGTCTCCTGGCCCGTTGGGGGGGCGACGAGTTCCTGGTGTACTTTCCTTCCCAGACGCCGGCCGTCAGTCGGCAGCAGTTGGAACACCTTCAGCACGTGCTGCCTTCTCTGGTCTCCGCACAGGCCATGTTTACCTTTGGCCTGACAGGCTCGGCTCCGGGGCAGACCTTCGAACAGGAATTTGTCCTGGCAGACCACCAACTGTATTTGGCTAAGGAAGGCGCAGAGGCCTCCTCCCCTGGAGAAGATCTGTATGAGTTTGGGCAGCGCCTCGAAGCCCTGAGTACGCCTGGAGCAGTCCTTCAAGAAGGTCTTTCTCTCATTCGGGGGGGGCTGCAGTTCGATCTGGCCGCTTACTTGGAACTGGAGCAGGAGTCGTGGGTGGTCCGGCATGTAGACCGAGCGCTAGATGAGACGGCTCCATCCTTGCTGGGTCAAATCTTTCCAATGAATGAGTTGGGTCGGCAAGCGGTTGCTCACCGCAAGACGGTTGTTACAGTCGATTATCTCAAGGATCCAGAACAGGTATCCAAGGTTTTGCAGGCCAGGATCAAGAGTTTGCTGCTGACGCCTGTCCAAGTCGGTGGGGAGGTGGTCGGTCTGATGGCCTTGGCTCATCTTTCGACCTGGAAAACCATTCCCTTCAGCACGCAGCGGATGGTGGAACTGGCCGCGTCCCGTCTGGGACGCAGTCTGGAAGTGCTTGAGGCTGTGGACAACGCGCGGCGCACATTAGAAGGTGGGTTGTTGGGATTGGGAGTCGCCCTGGAAGCTCGGGATTTGGAAACCCACGGCCACACAGAACGTGTCCTCAACATGGCCGTTCAATTGGGCCAGCAGCTCGGGTTCACGCCTGCCGAGTTGGATGAGCTGCGCCAGGGCGCGTATCTGCATGACATCGGCAAGCTCTCCATACCAGATCACATTCTGCTCAAGCCAGGCAGACTGACTCCGGAGGAATGGGCCATCATGCAAACGCATGTGGCGCGAGGAGTCGCGATCGTGGAGTGCATTCCCAATCTGGCTGCAGGAGCGTTGGATGTTGTTCGGTATCACCATGAGCGCTGGGACGGGACTGGTTATCCAGCAGGCTTGGCTGGAAAGGCGATTCCGCTGTCTGCCCGGATCTTTGCGGTGTGTGATGTCTATGATGCCCTGATCAGTGAGCGACCGTACAAGCGGGCATGGACCATTCAGAAGGCGCGGGCAGAGATTGCTTCGCAGGTGAACCGGCACTTTTGCCCGGATGTGATCGCTGCTTTCTTGAGTTTGGTTGAAGAACAGAACGTTGAAGTGATTTAA
- a CDS encoding IS110 family transposase gives MFALGLDIGKDSLYAHLRLNDDLEQSLPNLPNTPTGFKGLLQWAQHHGVTPTELHVVMEATGVYWEQCANVLFSAGCTVSVVNPTSIKYFARATLKRGKTDRMDAAVIALYGAMMRPKPWSPPSTALQELKQLVRERTALCEALTQDQNRLHALERRQHESQIVVALLNTRIALLKQQILELETAIRSLIHANDALREPFELLTSVPGFGLLTAASVLAETEGFAVLETGKQRSAHAGIAPSPFQSGTSVKGRGRISKTGNAHLRRSAYLAAWSVTRNKGHLGDFYRRLRANGKPPKVALIALGHKLLRTGLAVVRSGQPLGETYVKPASHQV, from the coding sequence ATGTTTGCCCTCGGCCTGGACATCGGAAAAGACTCTCTCTACGCACATTTACGGCTCAACGACGACCTGGAACAGTCACTCCCTAACCTCCCGAACACGCCCACTGGATTCAAGGGCCTGCTGCAGTGGGCCCAACACCACGGTGTGACGCCAACGGAGCTGCACGTGGTGATGGAGGCCACCGGCGTGTACTGGGAGCAGTGCGCGAACGTCCTGTTCAGTGCGGGCTGTACCGTCAGCGTGGTGAATCCCACCAGCATCAAATACTTCGCCCGCGCCACACTCAAACGGGGCAAGACCGACCGCATGGACGCAGCGGTCATTGCCCTGTATGGCGCCATGATGCGGCCGAAACCTTGGTCACCGCCCAGTACAGCGCTGCAGGAACTCAAGCAACTCGTCCGTGAACGCACGGCGTTGTGCGAAGCGCTGACACAGGATCAGAACCGATTGCACGCCTTAGAACGCCGGCAGCATGAAAGCCAGATCGTCGTGGCGTTGCTGAACACGCGCATTGCCCTGCTGAAGCAACAGATCTTGGAGCTCGAAACGGCCATCCGCAGCCTCATCCACGCGAATGACGCGTTGCGTGAGCCCTTTGAGTTGCTGACCAGCGTTCCTGGATTCGGCTTGCTCACGGCAGCATCGGTGTTGGCAGAAACGGAGGGTTTTGCGGTGTTGGAAACCGGCAAGCAAAGATCAGCTCATGCTGGCATTGCTCCCTCTCCATTTCAGTCGGGTACGAGTGTGAAAGGCCGAGGGCGCATTTCAAAAACGGGCAATGCTCACCTGAGGCGTTCGGCGTACCTTGCGGCCTGGAGTGTCACGCGAAACAAAGGGCACCTGGGTGACTTCTATCGTCGTCTGCGAGCCAATGGAAAGCCACCCAAGGTGGCTTTGATCGCGCTTGGGCATAAATTGTTACGGACAGGACTGGCCGTCGTGAGATCAGGGCAGCCATTGGGCGAAACGTACGTGAAACCAGCTTCACACCAGGTGTGA